A single genomic interval of Blattabacterium sp. (Nauphoeta cinerea) harbors:
- a CDS encoding deaminase, whose translation MNIQNFLIVKKKVGAVIVKSNQIVSYGYNCTPNGFDDICEDHNGDTKWYVIHAEANAILKMSSSSLSCEGGAIYITHFPCRECCKLIYLSNLKRVIYLYEKNNEGLTFLKKLKIKIEKLILS comes from the coding sequence TTGAACATTCAAAATTTTCTTATTGTAAAAAAAAAAGTAGGAGCTGTTATAGTTAAAAGCAATCAAATCGTATCTTATGGATATAATTGTACTCCAAATGGATTTGATGATATATGTGAAGATCATAATGGAGATACTAAATGGTATGTTATACATGCAGAAGCGAATGCAATATTAAAAATGTCTTCTTCATCTTTATCTTGTGAAGGGGGAGCCATATACATCACACATTTTCCATGTAGAGAATGTTGTAAATTAATTTATTTATCTAATCTAAAAAGAGTTATTTATTTATATGAAAAAAATAATGAAGGATTAACTTTTTTAAAAAAACTTAAAATAAAAATAGAAAAACTTATTTTAAGTTAA
- a CDS encoding thymidylate synthase, with translation MKQYLNLLKNVLKKGVKKKDRTGVGTISLFGYQMKFNLEKGFPLLTTKKLNIRSIIYELLWFLKGETNIKFLTNNKVNIWKNWSDNNGELGPIYGFQWRKWPTYDGHFFDQIVHIIKEIKLNPDSRRLIVSSWNVGMIQDMALPPCHLLFQFYVYKKKLSLLLYQRSADIFIGLPFNIASYALLLTMFAHTLNLKEKELIHTIGDAHIYNNHIEQVKLQMKRTPRPLPIIRLNSSVKNIFQFRFEDFELKNYNPFPHIKGDVAI, from the coding sequence ATGAAACAATATTTAAATTTATTAAAAAACGTATTAAAAAAGGGCGTAAAAAAGAAGGACAGAACTGGTGTAGGAACAATAAGCCTATTTGGATATCAAATGAAATTTAATTTAGAAAAAGGCTTCCCTCTTTTAACTACTAAAAAATTAAATATACGATCTATTATTTACGAATTATTGTGGTTTTTAAAAGGAGAAACAAATATTAAATTTTTAACAAATAATAAAGTTAATATTTGGAAAAATTGGTCGGATAATAATGGAGAATTAGGACCAATATATGGATTCCAATGGAGAAAATGGCCCACTTACGATGGACATTTTTTTGATCAGATAGTTCATATTATAAAAGAAATAAAACTCAATCCCGATTCTAGACGTTTAATTGTTTCTTCTTGGAATGTGGGGATGATTCAAGATATGGCATTACCTCCTTGTCATTTATTATTTCAATTTTATGTATATAAAAAAAAATTATCGTTACTTTTATATCAAAGAAGTGCAGATATTTTTATTGGATTACCATTTAATATCGCTTCTTATGCTTTGTTGCTAACCATGTTCGCTCATACTCTTAATTTAAAAGAAAAAGAACTCATTCATACCATAGGAGACGCTCATATTTATAATAATCACATTGAGCAAGTGAAACTCCAAATGAAAAGAACTCCAAGACCACTTCCTATAATAAGACTCAATTCTTCTGTGAAGAATATTTTTCAATTTCGTTTTGAAGATTTTGAATTAAAGAATTATAACCCTTTTCCTCATATTAAGGGAGATGTAGCCATTTGA
- the ureC gene encoding urease subunit alpha: MKKIDRESYASMYGPTKGDKIRLGDTSLWIEIEKDYTIYGDECVFGGGKVIRDGMGQHPFAIRDEGVLDLVLTNAIIIDYWGIVKADIGIKNGIIVGIGKSGNPYFMDGVASNMYIGAGTEVISSENIIVTAGSVDGHVHYICPQLFEVALESGTTTIIGGGSGPATGTIATNCTSGVWNIQRMLKSTDHIPINFIFLASGNSSRPEALIEQIKAGAGGLKIHEDWGSTFHVIDQCLNVAEKLDVQVNIHTDSLNESGYVEDTLKIFKNRTIHTYHTEGAGGGHAPDLLKVISYSNILPSSTSPTMPYTCNTIDEHLDMLMICHHLDSNLPEDIAFAKSRIRSETISAEGILHDIGAISMTSSDSQAMGRIGEIVKRTWQTADKMKKQRGSLNEDHLKNDNFRVKRYISKYTINPAITHGISEYVGSIHVGKMADLVLWKPSFFGVKPELVIKSGMIVYAGMGDPNATIPTPQPFMYRKMFGYFEPKLSSVFVSVNAINNGFFEKNEIKKQVKIIKGCRNLSKKNMILNENTPNLEVDPKTYNVYVNGEKIISHPSDVLPLSQRYFLF; the protein is encoded by the coding sequence ATGAAAAAAATAGATAGAGAATCTTATGCAAGTATGTATGGCCCCACTAAAGGAGATAAAATTCGTTTAGGAGATACATCATTATGGATTGAAATAGAAAAAGATTATACTATTTATGGAGATGAATGTGTTTTTGGGGGGGGGAAAGTGATTAGAGATGGAATGGGACAACATCCATTTGCCATAAGAGATGAAGGAGTTTTAGATTTAGTGTTAACTAATGCTATTATTATAGATTATTGGGGAATCGTAAAAGCGGATATAGGAATTAAAAATGGTATAATTGTTGGAATAGGAAAATCCGGTAATCCATATTTTATGGACGGCGTAGCTTCTAATATGTATATTGGAGCAGGAACAGAAGTGATTTCTTCAGAAAATATTATTGTAACAGCTGGGAGTGTAGATGGTCATGTTCATTATATATGTCCACAATTGTTTGAAGTCGCATTAGAAAGTGGAACAACTACTATTATTGGAGGAGGATCCGGTCCGGCTACTGGAACTATAGCTACAAATTGTACTTCAGGTGTATGGAACATTCAAAGAATGTTAAAAAGTACAGATCATATTCCCATTAATTTTATTTTTCTTGCGAGTGGAAATAGTTCTCGTCCTGAAGCTTTAATTGAGCAAATAAAAGCTGGTGCAGGTGGATTAAAAATACATGAAGATTGGGGAAGTACTTTCCATGTTATAGATCAATGTTTAAATGTTGCAGAAAAATTGGATGTTCAAGTTAATATACATACAGATTCATTAAATGAATCAGGTTATGTAGAAGATACTTTAAAAATATTCAAAAATAGAACAATTCATACTTATCATACAGAAGGAGCTGGGGGGGGACATGCTCCTGATTTACTAAAAGTGATATCGTATTCCAATATTTTACCTTCATCAACAAGTCCTACTATGCCTTATACTTGCAACACTATAGATGAACATTTGGATATGTTAATGATTTGTCATCATTTAGACTCTAATTTACCAGAAGATATTGCTTTTGCCAAATCACGTATAAGATCTGAAACTATTAGCGCAGAAGGAATTTTACATGATATAGGAGCCATTAGTATGACTAGTTCAGATTCTCAAGCGATGGGAAGAATCGGTGAAATCGTGAAACGAACATGGCAAACAGCTGATAAAATGAAAAAACAAAGAGGTTCTCTTAACGAAGACCATTTAAAAAATGATAATTTTAGGGTTAAAAGATACATTTCAAAATATACTATAAATCCTGCTATTACTCATGGAATTTCTGAATATGTAGGGTCTATTCATGTAGGAAAAATGGCAGATTTAGTCTTATGGAAACCTTCTTTTTTTGGAGTTAAACCTGAACTAGTTATAAAAAGTGGAATGATTGTTTATGCTGGAATGGGAGACCCTAATGCAACTATTCCGACTCCTCAACCATTTATGTATAGAAAAATGTTTGGGTATTTCGAACCGAAATTAAGCAGTGTTTTTGTTTCAGTAAATGCAATAAATAATGGTTTTTTTGAAAAAAATGAAATTAAAAAACAAGTAAAAATAATAAAAGGGTGTCGGAATTTATCTAAAAAAAACATGATTTTAAATGAAAATACACCCAATTTAGAAGTAGATCCAAAAACATATAATGTCTATGTAAATGGAGAAAAAATAATCTCTCATCCTTCTGATGTTTTACCACTTTCTCAAAGATATTTTTTATTCTAA
- a CDS encoding urease subunit gamma yields MHLTSYEKEKILLHMAGELAKKRLKRGLRLNYPESLALITHYVMEGARDGKTVKDIMDEAGNILNDEQVMDGVHELLNNVQIEATFPDGTKLVTIHHPIKKNRKKNSSIIPGQYDLLKEEIVLLAGRSRIERIVSNTGTRPIQVGSHFHFYETNSALLFEREGTKGYRLDIPSGRSVRFEPGETKEIVLVEIGGSKKIYGFSGKENTDI; encoded by the coding sequence ATGCATTTAACTTCTTATGAAAAGGAAAAAATTCTTCTGCACATGGCTGGAGAATTGGCAAAAAAACGTTTAAAAAGAGGATTAAGATTGAATTATCCTGAATCTTTAGCTTTAATTACTCATTATGTAATGGAAGGAGCTCGTGATGGAAAAACAGTAAAAGATATCATGGATGAAGCAGGAAATATTCTGAATGATGAACAAGTTATGGATGGAGTGCATGAATTACTTAATAATGTTCAAATAGAAGCTACTTTTCCTGATGGAACAAAATTAGTAACAATACATCATCCTATTAAAAAAAATAGAAAAAAAAATTCTAGTATCATTCCAGGACAATATGACCTCCTCAAAGAAGAGATAGTGTTATTAGCTGGGAGATCTCGTATAGAACGAATAGTTTCTAATACAGGAACTCGGCCTATTCAAGTAGGATCTCATTTTCATTTTTATGAAACAAATTCTGCTCTTCTTTTTGAGAGAGAAGGAACTAAAGGGTATAGACTTGATATCCCTTCTGGGAGATCTGTTCGTTTTGAACCAGGAGAAACAAAAGAAATTGTATTAGTAGAAATTGGAGGAAGTAAAAAAATTTACGGATTTTCAGGAAAAGAAAATACAGATATATGA
- a CDS encoding homoserine kinase, with the protein MKGIKIFSPATVANLACGFDVIGLALDLPKDEIFLYKSNNPGIRINRIYGSSLPNDPRKNVAFVALQFLLKKYKQIQRYDNEEEIGFEIELIKNIHPGSGIGSSAASAAGVVYGANILLGNPFSTIQLIRFAMEGERVASGTAHADNVAPAIMGGMTLIRSYQPLDITKLHTPNELWVSIIHPQIEVKTSDAREILKQKILMTDAIKQWGNVGALVAGLYQEDYRLISRSLEDVIVEPIRAILIPAFYELKIRCKEIGALGGGISGSGPSVFMLSKGNHTAQKVTEIMNRVYSPLKVDYKTYTSPINQQGVKWNQIKL; encoded by the coding sequence ATGAAAGGAATCAAAATATTTTCTCCAGCTACTGTAGCTAATTTGGCTTGTGGTTTTGATGTTATTGGATTAGCTTTAGATTTACCAAAAGATGAAATTTTTTTATATAAATCTAATAATCCAGGAATACGTATTAATAGAATATATGGATCATCATTGCCTAATGATCCAAGAAAAAACGTAGCTTTTGTTGCTTTACAATTTTTGTTGAAAAAATATAAACAAATACAAAGATATGATAATGAAGAAGAAATAGGATTTGAAATCGAATTAATTAAAAATATTCATCCTGGAAGTGGAATAGGATCTAGTGCAGCTAGTGCAGCTGGAGTTGTTTATGGAGCTAATATTTTATTAGGAAACCCTTTTAGCACTATACAATTAATTCGTTTTGCAATGGAAGGAGAACGTGTAGCAAGTGGAACCGCTCATGCTGATAATGTTGCACCTGCCATTATGGGAGGAATGACATTGATTCGAAGTTATCAACCATTGGATATTACCAAACTTCATACTCCTAATGAATTATGGGTCAGCATTATACACCCACAAATCGAAGTGAAAACATCAGATGCTAGAGAAATTTTAAAACAAAAAATATTAATGACAGATGCTATTAAACAATGGGGGAATGTAGGAGCGTTAGTAGCTGGTTTATATCAAGAAGATTATAGATTAATAAGTAGATCATTAGAAGATGTTATTGTAGAACCTATACGAGCTATACTAATACCAGCTTTTTATGAATTAAAAATAAGATGTAAAGAAATAGGCGCCTTGGGGGGGGGAATTTCTGGTTCAGGACCTTCTGTTTTTATGCTCAGTAAAGGAAATCATACAGCCCAAAAAGTTACTGAGATCATGAATAGAGTATATTCTCCGTTAAAAGTGGATTATAAAACTTATACTTCTCCTATCAATCAACAAGGTGTAAAGTGGAATCAAATAAAATTATAA
- a CDS encoding ribonuclease HI has translation MNKKIHIYTDGSSKGNPGPGGYGIFIEIFFYHFYNRKTISEGFRYTTNNRMELLSVIVGLEKIKNKKQNIVVFTDSKYIINTVQNKWIYKWEKNNFHNKKNVDLWKRFLDLYYEHFITFYWIKSHNSHYINDYCDRLSVEASQKKNLKIDYTYEKQNII, from the coding sequence GTGAATAAAAAAATTCATATTTATACTGACGGTTCTTCAAAAGGAAATCCTGGACCGGGAGGATATGGAATTTTTATAGAAATATTTTTTTATCATTTTTATAATAGAAAAACAATTTCTGAAGGATTTCGTTATACAACAAATAATAGGATGGAACTATTATCAGTAATAGTAGGATTAGAAAAAATAAAAAATAAAAAACAAAATATCGTTGTTTTTACTGACTCTAAATACATAATAAATACTGTACAAAATAAATGGATTTATAAATGGGAAAAAAATAATTTTCACAATAAAAAAAATGTAGATTTATGGAAGAGATTTTTAGATTTATATTATGAACATTTTATTACATTTTATTGGATAAAAAGTCATAATTCTCATTACATTAATGATTATTGTGATCGCTTATCTGTAGAAGCTTCCCAAAAAAAAAACTTAAAAATAGATTATACATATGAAAAACAAAATATTATTTAA
- a CDS encoding TrmH family RNA methyltransferase, with protein MKKIYSSQNTEIKDLIKIYRKKNYMNTFLVEGIKEFKMAIKGNFYPQKIFICEKIFHEYDMVQSFHSITFIISMKIFKKLAYRNNSGGILALFKEKKYMNQLKNIKLVHHYSSLILILDGIEKPGNIGAMLRIADAADIHMIILCNMKTYMYNSNIIRCSLGSIFTRNIFLEKIESVICWLQQNKIQIITTGFCRHKKAINLYHIQFYHYKNIAIVFGSENKGVSNIWLKKANKIITIPMFGNVDSLNVSTAMSIVIYEIIRQKKYIK; from the coding sequence ATGAAAAAAATATATAGTTCTCAAAATACAGAAATTAAAGATTTGATAAAAATTTATAGAAAAAAAAATTATATGAATACTTTTCTTGTTGAAGGCATAAAAGAATTTAAAATGGCTATAAAAGGGAATTTTTATCCACAAAAAATATTTATATGTGAAAAAATATTTCATGAATATGATATGGTTCAGTCATTTCATTCTATAACTTTTATTATTAGTATGAAAATTTTTAAAAAATTAGCATATAGAAATAATTCTGGTGGAATTCTTGCTTTGTTTAAAGAAAAAAAATATATGAATCAATTGAAAAATATAAAACTTGTTCATCATTATTCTTCTTTAATACTTATTCTAGATGGGATAGAAAAACCTGGAAATATAGGTGCTATGTTAAGAATAGCGGATGCTGCAGACATTCATATGATTATACTATGTAACATGAAGACTTATATGTATAATTCTAATATTATCAGATGTAGTTTAGGAAGTATTTTCACAAGAAATATTTTCCTTGAAAAAATAGAATCCGTTATATGTTGGTTACAACAAAATAAAATACAGATTATAACAACAGGATTCTGTAGGCATAAAAAAGCAATAAATTTGTATCATATTCAATTTTATCATTATAAAAATATAGCTATTGTTTTTGGTTCTGAAAATAAAGGTGTATCCAATATTTGGTTAAAAAAAGCTAATAAAATTATAACTATTCCTATGTTTGGAAACGTAGATTCGTTAAATGTTAGTACTGCAATGTCTATAGTCATATATGAAATTATTAGACAAAAAAAATATATTAAATAA
- the thrC gene encoding threonine synthase: MLYYSLKNYKKDLVSFEYAVLRGLSPDGGLYMPQCIPKLKTQFFHKLPIYDIHTIAMDVIKPYIGKDIPNKFIESIIHNTLNFSFPLIKIHDNIHVLELFHGPTLAFKDVGAQFMAGCLSFISEKLGKNITVLVATSGDTGGAVAKGFHKKHGIEVIILYPYNRISCLQKQQITSLGDNILALEIHGSFDDCQNMVKKAFLDKDVNTKYTLTSANSINIGRWLPQMFYYFLAYKQIIVKNPIELIFSVPSGNFGNICAGMIAEKMGLPIKFFIASTNINDTIPRFLKSEKYNPLPVKKTISNAMDIADPSNFSRIWHLYKKNIFQLRKKLSSYKFTDEETLTVIKMVWEKYKYILDPHGAIGYLGLRQYLQEMNNTSEPAIFLETAHPIKFLDHMPFFLQKKIVSTPELDIFLKKKNISQKISLSNDFNVFKNWLLERKKIK; this comes from the coding sequence ATGTTATATTACAGTTTAAAAAATTATAAAAAAGATCTAGTTTCCTTCGAATATGCTGTTTTAAGGGGATTATCGCCTGATGGTGGTTTATATATGCCTCAATGTATTCCTAAATTAAAAACTCAATTTTTTCATAAACTTCCGATTTATGATATTCATACAATTGCAATGGATGTTATAAAACCTTATATTGGAAAAGATATCCCCAATAAATTTATCGAAAGCATTATTCATAATACTTTAAATTTTTCTTTTCCATTGATAAAAATACATGATAATATTCACGTATTAGAACTTTTTCATGGTCCTACTTTAGCTTTTAAAGATGTAGGAGCTCAGTTTATGGCTGGATGCTTAAGTTTTATTTCTGAAAAATTAGGAAAAAATATTACGGTTTTAGTCGCAACTTCAGGGGATACCGGAGGAGCTGTTGCTAAAGGGTTTCATAAAAAACATGGGATAGAAGTCATTATTTTATATCCATATAATAGGATTAGTTGTTTACAAAAACAACAAATCACTTCATTAGGTGATAACATATTAGCTTTGGAAATACATGGAAGTTTTGATGATTGTCAAAATATGGTCAAAAAAGCTTTCTTAGACAAGGATGTGAACACAAAATATACGTTAACTTCTGCAAATTCTATTAATATAGGGAGATGGCTCCCTCAAATGTTTTATTATTTTTTAGCTTATAAACAAATAATCGTAAAAAATCCGATAGAATTAATTTTTTCAGTTCCTAGTGGAAACTTTGGTAATATTTGCGCAGGAATGATAGCTGAAAAAATGGGATTACCTATAAAATTTTTTATTGCATCTACAAATATTAATGATACTATACCTAGATTTTTAAAATCTGAAAAATATAATCCTCTTCCGGTAAAAAAAACTATATCAAATGCTATGGATATAGCTGATCCCAGTAATTTTTCTAGAATATGGCATTTATATAAAAAAAATATCTTTCAATTAAGAAAAAAATTATCTTCTTATAAATTCACGGATGAAGAAACTTTGACAGTTATAAAAATGGTATGGGAAAAATATAAATATATACTAGATCCACATGGAGCTATTGGGTATTTAGGTCTTAGACAATATTTACAAGAAATGAATAACACTTCAGAACCAGCTATTTTCTTAGAAACAGCTCATCCTATTAAATTTTTAGATCATATGCCTTTTTTTTTACAAAAAAAAATAGTTTCAACTCCAGAACTAGACATTTTTTTGAAGAAAAAAAATATAAGTCAAAAAATATCTTTATCCAATGATTTCAATGTTTTCAAAAATTGGTTATTAGAAAGAAAGAAAATAAAATGA
- a CDS encoding 1-acyl-sn-glycerol-3-phosphate acyltransferase — MRIIQTSLILLWRAWFFLINVFLIPLWAGASIPFLFKEKHYPIAYWFHQMWARSNLFLMGFWYVLEKDKEILDKNQQYVIISNHSSIMDIMLIYSLMRNHPLVFVGKAELAKLPFFGFVYKKSNILIDRKNLSSCIQVFKKIENKVDSGKSVCIFPEGGVPKPYILLDHFKSGAFFIAIIKKIPIIPFTIADIKTKFPSSSMIKGKPGKIRIKQHHSISTKNLSLKDKNNLKEKCFNLIKYQLEKFERERNK; from the coding sequence TTATGGGCAGGAGCTTCTATTCCATTTCTTTTCAAAGAAAAACATTATCCCATTGCATATTGGTTTCACCAAATGTGGGCCAGAAGTAATCTTTTTCTTATGGGATTTTGGTATGTATTAGAAAAAGATAAAGAAATTTTAGATAAAAATCAACAATATGTAATTATCAGTAATCACAGTTCTATTATGGATATTATGTTAATTTATTCTCTGATGAGAAATCATCCTTTGGTTTTTGTTGGAAAAGCAGAATTAGCTAAACTTCCTTTTTTTGGATTTGTTTATAAAAAAAGTAATATTCTTATTGATAGAAAAAATTTATCAAGTTGTATACAAGTATTTAAAAAAATAGAAAATAAAGTGGATTCTGGGAAAAGTGTTTGTATTTTTCCAGAAGGTGGAGTTCCTAAACCTTATATTTTATTGGACCATTTTAAAAGTGGGGCTTTTTTTATTGCCATTATAAAAAAAATCCCTATTATTCCTTTCACTATAGCTGACATAAAAACAAAATTTCCCAGTTCTTCTATGATAAAAGGAAAACCAGGAAAAATAAGGATAAAACAACATCATTCTATATCAACAAAAAATTTATCCTTAAAAGATAAAAATAATCTGAAAGAAAAATGTTTTAATTTAATTAAATATCAATTGGAAAAATTTGAACGTGAAAGAAACAAATAA
- the thrA gene encoding bifunctional aspartate kinase/homoserine dehydrogenase I has protein sequence MQVLKFGGSSVAHSDAIKRICSLLEKKPKGRYAVVVSALGNITDQLIQCGQLASERKNIYKNILEEIEIRHLNIIRELFPITYQSHLISWIKKNMNDLENLCDGIFQVEELSKRSLDKIMSFGELSSSFLIAEKLKQSGLDATCKDSRDLIITDSQFGCAQVDFITSNHHIIQFFREKTSEYIVLPGFIGSTLENETTTLGRGGSDYTASILAAAISASLLEIWTDVSGMMTANPKIVNQAFPIKEISYEEAMELSHFGAKVIYPPTIQPAMKKHIPIQIKNTFSPLETGTLIYINKNTNISQPVTGISGIQNMALLTLEGSGMIGIPGYSKRLFEALSREKINVIFITQSSSEHSITTGIHETDVIKAKAVIDSEFAQEIHQRRIDPLRIEKDLCIIAVVGDNMKNLHGTSGKMFAALGRNSINVRAIAQGSTEKNISAVIRKTDFKKALNTLHEAFFESPPKQINLFICGVGKVGSKLLEQIDQQQNYLLEELKLQVRVIGLANSKKMYFNDHGINLSNWEKYLKQKGIDMNIYSFMEEVWKFNLRNSLFVDNTASEEMAMTYDKFLKNGIGVITCNKIACSSDYDHYKRLKTLSRHFKAPFLFETNVGASLPVISTLNDLINSGDKINKIEAVLSGSLNFIFNHFIGEKSFLEVVKEAQLKGYTEPDPRIDLSGLDVMRKILILARECGSPLELSDIHQKSFLPETCLSSTSIDHFYQELYRFKNYFFKIRNEAEKNKKRLRFIARYENGIAFVGLECVKQTHPFFQLEGKDNMVLYNTYRYAEQPLIIKGAGAGAEVTASGVFSDIIKATK, from the coding sequence ATGCAAGTTTTAAAATTTGGTGGTAGTTCTGTCGCTCATTCTGATGCTATAAAACGTATTTGTTCTTTATTAGAAAAAAAACCAAAAGGAAGATATGCTGTTGTTGTATCTGCATTAGGAAATATTACAGATCAATTAATACAATGTGGGCAATTAGCTTCTGAAAGAAAAAATATTTATAAAAATATATTAGAAGAAATAGAGATTCGACATCTTAATATTATAAGAGAATTATTTCCCATTACTTATCAAAGTCATTTAATCAGTTGGATTAAAAAAAACATGAATGATTTAGAAAATTTATGTGATGGAATTTTTCAAGTAGAAGAACTTTCAAAACGATCTTTAGATAAAATCATGAGTTTTGGAGAATTGAGTTCTTCTTTTCTCATCGCAGAAAAATTGAAACAATCTGGCCTCGATGCTACTTGTAAAGATAGCAGAGATTTAATTATTACAGATTCTCAATTTGGATGCGCTCAAGTGGATTTTATTACAAGTAATCACCATATTATTCAGTTTTTTCGTGAAAAAACATCAGAATATATCGTATTACCAGGATTTATAGGTTCTACGTTAGAAAATGAAACCACTACTCTCGGAAGAGGTGGGTCTGATTATACTGCGTCTATTTTAGCTGCTGCTATATCAGCTAGTTTACTTGAAATTTGGACAGATGTAAGCGGAATGATGACAGCAAATCCAAAAATTGTGAATCAAGCTTTTCCTATAAAAGAAATTTCTTATGAGGAAGCAATGGAATTATCACATTTCGGAGCAAAAGTTATTTATCCTCCTACAATTCAACCTGCTATGAAGAAACATATTCCTATACAAATTAAAAATACCTTCTCTCCTTTAGAGACGGGAACTTTGATTTATATTAACAAAAATACAAATATTAGTCAACCTGTTACGGGTATATCTGGAATTCAAAATATGGCATTACTTACATTAGAAGGAAGTGGAATGATAGGAATTCCTGGATATTCTAAACGTTTATTCGAAGCATTATCACGTGAAAAAATAAATGTTATATTTATAACTCAAAGTTCTTCAGAACATTCAATTACTACAGGTATTCATGAAACAGATGTTATTAAAGCAAAAGCTGTAATAGATAGTGAATTTGCTCAAGAAATTCATCAAAGGCGTATTGATCCATTAAGAATTGAAAAAGATCTTTGTATTATTGCTGTGGTGGGAGATAATATGAAAAATCTTCATGGAACTAGTGGAAAAATGTTTGCAGCTTTAGGAAGAAATAGTATTAATGTTAGAGCTATAGCACAAGGTTCTACTGAAAAGAATATATCAGCCGTTATTAGAAAAACTGATTTTAAAAAGGCATTAAATACTTTACATGAAGCTTTTTTTGAAAGTCCACCGAAACAAATTAACCTTTTTATTTGTGGAGTCGGAAAAGTAGGAAGTAAATTGCTTGAACAGATTGATCAACAACAAAATTATTTATTAGAAGAATTAAAACTTCAAGTTCGGGTTATTGGATTAGCTAATAGCAAAAAAATGTATTTCAATGATCATGGAATTAATTTAAGTAATTGGGAAAAATATTTGAAACAAAAAGGAATTGACATGAACATATATTCCTTTATGGAAGAAGTATGGAAATTTAATCTAAGAAATAGTTTATTTGTAGATAATACAGCTAGTGAAGAAATGGCTATGACTTATGATAAATTTTTAAAAAATGGGATTGGTGTTATAACTTGTAATAAAATAGCTTGTTCTTCAGATTATGATCATTACAAAAGATTAAAAACACTTTCCAGACATTTTAAAGCTCCATTTTTGTTTGAAACAAATGTAGGGGCTAGCCTTCCAGTCATTAGTACATTAAACGATCTCATCAATAGTGGAGATAAAATCAATAAAATAGAAGCTGTATTATCAGGAAGTTTAAATTTTATATTTAATCATTTTATAGGAGAAAAATCTTTTTTAGAAGTAGTAAAAGAAGCTCAATTAAAAGGATATACAGAACCTGATCCTAGAATTGATTTAAGTGGATTAGATGTCATGCGAAAAATATTAATTTTAGCAAGAGAATGTGGTTCTCCATTAGAATTAAGTGACATTCATCAAAAATCCTTTCTACCGGAAACTTGTTTAAGTTCAACATCTATAGATCATTTTTATCAAGAATTATATAGATTCAAAAATTATTTTTTTAAAATTAGAAATGAAGCGGAAAAAAATAAAAAGCGTTTGCGTTTTATTGCACGTTATGAAAATGGAATTGCTTTTGTGGGATTAGAATGCGTGAAACAAACTCACCCATTTTTTCAATTAGAAGGAAAAGATAATATGGTTTTATATAACACATATCGTTATGCGGAACAACCTCTTATTATAAAAGGAGCAGGAGCAGGTGCAGAAGTTACTGCATCTGGAGTTTTTTCAGATATTATTAAAGCGACTAAATAA